The sequence CACGGCTTTATTGGCGGCACGTGCGGCCTTTGGGATGGCAGGGTATTTTTTGCTGGCAGCCTTAAATATCACAATAATGGCTCTGAAATTAAAGCTTTCCTGCACAATCTGGGTTATGAAACAATTGAACTTTATGACGGGCCTCTTTTTGACGCCGGGAGTATATTGTTCTTAAATGACGGTTAAAGAAGTGTTAATAAAATTCAGGGGACGTAACAGGTGTTCCGCCCCCTGAATTCTAACAGGTGATTTTACTGTTTGCTTCTATTCCACATGTGTGTCGTAATCTTCCATGTATCATCAGGCTGACGCTTCCAGACAAAAACAAATTTACCTTTTTCCTGCATCGGGTTTTGTCCCGGTCTGTTAATAGTTAAGAAATAACGGCCTACTTCATCTACTGTCTCATTGTTTACATTAACCTTTGCCGTTGTAAGCGTATCAAACCTGCCGCCAATTGTTATAACTTTTGACCAGAAATTCTTAATTCCGTTAGCACCCTGAATTATATCGATGTCAGGAGGCATAATTACGGCGTCATCAGCATAAAAGCCTGCTGCTGCTGCTGCATCTCCGCGGTTAATTGCCTGCATAAACTGAATGGCTGCCTGTTCAACCGTTGCTGCTGCCGCGCTGGGAGCCGGCGTATTTACTCCGGGAGCCGTAGTCCCCGGGGTTGTAGTTCCTGGAGTTGTTCCGGGTGTGGTTGTTCCTGTAGAAGGGGTATGTACAGCTCCTCCCGTTGCATCCGGGTTATTGCCTGTCCCGTTATTATTTAAATCACCACTTCCATGCATGCTTCCATTATTTGTGTTGCCGTTATTGTTCCCCCTTTGCTGGGTGGTGTCGGTTGTCTGAGCATTAACAAAAGATATTATAGAGAATGAAACGAACATAGCAAATAATAATCTGCTAACTATACTCATATTTTTTATCCTTATTTTATATTTTTTATACATCGTGTCTTCTTTAAAATGTAATAATTTGACAGTTAAACAAAACGGGAAAAATGAGTCCCTAAAGAGAATGGATTGTTGGATGCCGGGGCCTGTATATAACAAAAAAGGCAGCCTGCACCGAGCGGACTGCCTTAAAATGAACTCCTGTTCAAATTTTAATCTGAATGCCTGCTGTTATAAAGCAGATTGTAATCTTTTTCCTTCCCTTTCTGATACCACTCCTCCGGTATAACCTTCCAGTTGCCGAAAGCCCTGGGAGTTACGGTTTTTTCCTTCTCAATCCACTTCATGAGGTAAAACCTGAGATCTTTCTCTGTGGAGGTAATGATCCTTCCTGAAAGCTCATCCTTGGGGATTTTTGCCCCTTCCACCAGGTGGCCTCCGCCCCCGTTACCCCTGTATGAGTTAACGGCTGCCTTGTAAGTCTTGTTCATGTCAAAAGGTGTCCCGTCAGCCATAGAGATAATGTTTACCCTCTCGCCTTCAGGCTTTGAGACGTCAACGGTATAGATAATTCCGGCTGCACAGTCAAAATTGTAGTACGGCGCCTTAAGTTCATAAATGTTCTCTTTTGTGTTCTTTA comes from Ignavibacteria bacterium and encodes:
- a CDS encoding DUF4440 domain-containing protein, which encodes MSIVSRLLFAMFVSFSIISFVNAQTTDTTQQRGNNNGNTNNGSMHGSGDLNNNGTGNNPDATGGAVHTPSTGTTTPGTTPGTTTPGTTAPGVNTPAPSAAAATVEQAAIQFMQAINRGDAAAAAGFYADDAVIMPPDIDIIQGANGIKNFWSKVITIGGRFDTLTTAKVNVNNETVDEVGRYFLTINRPGQNPMQEKGKFVFVWKRQPDDTWKITTHMWNRSKQ